A genomic region of Candidatus Eremiobacteraceae bacterium contains the following coding sequences:
- the ligD gene encoding non-homologous end-joining DNA ligase, with protein MKAERKGKRSTAAADPIEVSKDATVDVAGRAVSLTNLDKHFWPAITKRDLLRYYADVAPYLLPHIADRAMVMKRYPNGAAAPFFFMKRAPSPRPDWIRTCRVDHRSGNVIDFPVIDDLAALLWVINLGCIDLNPWYARCDDVDRPDYLHFDLDPVKGGSFVQVRETAIIVRDALDAIGMSAYAKTTGSRGIHVYVPIVRGPTQKEVWTVAKAIAVELARANPTLITAEYRIAKRPKNRILVDYNQNAWGRTLASIYSLRPTPKATVSMPVTWRQIEKGVEIDDFRIDNVPALLRRSGDLWKPMLAKTGRVDLKRLFSGRRRKT; from the coding sequence ATGAAGGCCGAGCGCAAGGGCAAACGCAGCACGGCAGCGGCGGATCCGATCGAGGTCAGCAAAGACGCGACGGTCGACGTCGCCGGCCGAGCCGTGTCGCTGACGAACCTCGATAAGCACTTCTGGCCGGCGATCACGAAGCGCGATTTGCTGCGCTACTACGCAGACGTCGCGCCGTATCTGCTGCCGCACATCGCCGACCGCGCGATGGTCATGAAGCGATACCCGAACGGCGCCGCCGCGCCGTTTTTCTTCATGAAGCGCGCGCCGTCGCCGCGACCCGATTGGATCCGCACGTGTCGGGTCGATCATCGCAGCGGCAATGTCATCGACTTCCCGGTGATCGACGATCTCGCCGCGCTGCTCTGGGTTATCAACCTCGGCTGCATCGACTTGAATCCTTGGTACGCGCGTTGCGATGACGTCGACCGGCCGGACTACCTGCACTTCGACCTCGATCCGGTCAAAGGCGGCTCGTTCGTGCAAGTGCGCGAGACGGCGATCATCGTCCGCGACGCGCTCGACGCGATCGGCATGTCTGCATACGCGAAGACGACCGGATCGCGCGGCATCCACGTCTACGTGCCGATCGTCCGCGGGCCGACGCAGAAGGAGGTCTGGACGGTCGCAAAGGCGATCGCGGTCGAGCTCGCGCGCGCGAATCCGACGCTCATCACGGCGGAGTATCGCATCGCGAAGCGGCCGAAGAACCGGATACTCGTCGATTACAATCAGAACGCGTGGGGGCGCACGCTCGCGTCGATCTACTCGTTACGCCCGACGCCGAAAGCAACGGTTTCGATGCCCGTGACCTGGCGCCAGATCGAAAAGGGCGTCGAGATCGACGATTTCCGCATCGACAACGTGCCTGCGCTGCTACGCCGATCCGGAGACTTGTGGAAACCGATGCTGGCGAAAACAGGCCGGGTGGACCTGAAGCGACTCTTCTCAGGGCGACGGCGCAAAACGTGA